The Nicotiana tabacum cultivar K326 chromosome 5, ASM71507v2, whole genome shotgun sequence sequence CTGAATGTTTACTCTTGAAAGTGGAAATAAAGTCAAACCTCTTTATAGTAGTCTAGTTGGTTCCGGATATTTTTTGGCTGCTATAGTGAAGTGTCGTTATcgaaaacatatattataacatgatATGGAAAATTAGTTCCAAAGAAAATTTGGCCGTTATAGTGAAGTGTCGTTATAGAGAAGTTTGACTAGCTCAATTGAGTCCTCAAATATCTTTGCGATAGATGTTATGAAGTTATATGAGAGATGACACTTGTTTTGATTCCTACTGCAGTCCATAATCGTAAAAGTGGTAAGTTTTAGCTTTTTTGTATCTCTAATAGATAATATTACATGGTTTTGATGCAGTTGGTGTTTTCACTTTTACTGCCCTGCTTGATATTCTCTCAACTTGGACAAGCCATCACATATGAGAAACTGCTTCAATGGTAAGGATTATATTTGTGGTCATTTTGTAATGCAATGCCCAATTCTACAGTATTTTCGACTCACGTTTTCTTCATTTTATCAGGTGGTTCATCCCTGTTAATATTGTTATCGCCACCATATCTGGTTCTATTATAGGTTGCATCGTTGCTTCAATCGTCCGTCCACCATACCCTTATTTCAAGTTTACTGTTGTACAAATAGGCATTGGTAAGTGCTCCATCTAAAGCTAGTTTCATAGTTAGCAAGCACTTATTTTCGTAGTCTCTTGAATATTTTAAATGACTCAACTTCCTGtatctttaatttctttttattttggtggTATGGAATTGACTGCTACTTAGTGAAAATATTCCATTTCAGCTTGTAACTATCTATCCTATATAATGTCTTGGCATGTGTAATTCAAGACCTGATTTGTTAGCTTATTATTCTCTTTTAATTTCTACGCAGGGAATATTGGAAATGTTCCACTTGTTCTGATAGCTGCACTATGTCGGGATAAATCAAATCCTTTTGGTGACTATGAGATATGTTCGCGAGATGGAAATGCATACATCTCATTTGGCCAGTGGGTATGTATGAACCCAGAATTGATGGTTTCTATGCCTTTATTGGAAATTTGTCTTTCTTGGCACTTTCTAAGTTTTTTCACTACTGCTTGTTTTTGCATTTCCTTGACTCTAAATTCTGAATTTTGCCTTATTTCCTCCCTGATCGAGGCAAGGATGTCTCGTGAAAGTTGACCATTTTACTGCCAAGCAACCAACTAATGGAAATTTCTTTGccattttgtttttctctttaaaAAACCCCTCCCTCTCACACCCCGACTTAAAAAATAAAACCGCAGCTTTTGCATTGAAACCCTGCACCTAGTATAGAAGTTTGCATCAAACATGAAACTTTAAAATGCATGATGAGTAATGGTATTATTTGGTAAATATGTGTAGGTTGGTGCAATTGTTCTCTACACCTATGTGTTCAATATGCTCAAACCTCCTCGTGAAGGCACTTTCGACGTTCAAGATGCAAATCTTCCTATCAAAAATCCTAACAGAGATGGCTCGCAGAGCCATCTGACAGCTAGTTCACCAGAGCAAGTTCCATTACTTACAACAGATGTAGCACCGGCTGACTCAAGTGGTTCAAAGAAAGAAAAGGTGAGACAGATGCGTTAATTTTTCCCTTGGCCCTTTACCCATAGTTTTAATGTTGCCAATCAGTAGAAATAGTAATCCCTTATATGATAGGGAAAAAATGTTAGAACTTTGGCATTAGGGTCAAGCTTACTATTGCGGTGGTGTCAGAATTAGTTTCTCTTGTTATAACTCTTGGTTTTGTGATGCTTTGCTGACGAACCTAtaattttgaattcttttaaaTATGGGGTTTGGCTAATGATCTTGATTATACTGGTGTTTGACTGCTCATCACTTTCCTTGCAGGTTAAAGAGTTCTTTAATTTTCTATATGAGAAACTGAAGCTCAAGCAAATAATTCAACCTCCTATTATAGCTTCTGTAAGTTCAATATCTTGGCATGGATCCACATAAAGAGCTCTCTTCAATCATATTTGTGCTCCATATTATAAATTTGAACATTGATAAACTATACAATGAATCATCTTTCACCTGCAAAATGCTTTAAACTTTCTATTTTCTACTGTGCAAAGTTGCATTGAGACAATTCTGTAGTATTATTCTTGGGAAGGCTTTATTTTTCAGTAGGAAATACTTTTTCCAGGATATGAAAAGAATAAGAATAACTATGACCTTATCCTGAACTATCGATTTTTACTCCTTCGCAATCAAATGCATTCGTTACGGCTTTCCTGAGTTGCTATTTGAGATTTTCCTGATTTCCCTACTTGCTAATGTGTTACTTATGAAAATGCGGCAACTAAGAACTCCATTTAGCTGTGAGATTTACTCAAGTAATTTTTacttatcaaaaataaaatactctCCCATGAGTATTATCTTCTCAAATACCgaattaaataagaaattatGTATATAATAAATGGTTAATATCAAGATACATAACAGCATCTAAGTAACAAAATGATAAGCATACAAAAAATGAGAGGTATTATTTGAGTAAATAATGAACAAAatagataaaaataaagaaattaaagagatCGATGAAACAACAGATCGGCAAGCACTAAAAGCGGGATaagatttaaatattttttgaaattatattGTGATTTAGAATAGAAATGGGTGAAGAAGTAAGAACTAACACATTTATTCTTACAAtaagataaaataacaaaaagtaGGAAAAAAGCCAAAACAGATAAGAATATAGAGAAGATCAAAAGGGTGTAAAAGCTGACAATACGAAGGGTTATTACGTTTGTTTTCCTcaattaattttcttaattatttgtattagaatgtgtatttacatttttaaacaaaaatattttgaaagtaatgTTTGATTGAAGGGCAAAGTGGTCACTTAGATTTTAATGGGTAAAATTTTAAATCAACTTTTGACTTGGGGTATTcctacttttaatatagtatgaTTTAGAATCTTTAGCGAAttctaataaaatttatatgacaAGCAAGTAAtgttgtttttgagattttagTGATTCAAGAAGTATTTTTAATTAGTTCAAACATCTCTAACATCAAAAATTTTCCAACGTCCAAGGTAACAACATGCGTTGGTTACATCATGAGTAACATATACAATAGGCAAAAGAATtcataaagtcaaaatttatatCGTGTATAAGGATGTCAATTATAATGTTTGAAATTGAACGAAGTCTTGTATTATTTGATTTGAGATTTCACTTATCTCAATAAATAGACCATGTTTTATTCCTTATCTCAGATCTATTTcattcaaaattttaattcattaACTTGTTTAGTTCTTTATCATTATGAACCAACTAGCTTCCAAATTACTCAATTATagaaaaagcaacaaaaaatTTAAGTACAGATGAGATTGCAAGTCAATCTTTAGCCAGAGAATATCGCTTTAGACAGGAAGATAGATGGACAGAATagtaccaacaacaacaacaacccagtataatctcacaagtgggttCTGGAAAGGGTAATGGACAGAATAATACCAGGGCCGAAAACCTAACGATTAAGTACAAgagaagaaaattgtgaaaacaatggtTGAAGAGAAAGATCAGTATAGTGAAGGAGCAGTAAAAGGCCGAACCTGAAGCATTAACATAAAAGATCCAAGCGTGAGTAGAAATTACCATGGGGGATTTGATGGAAAATCATGTTTTTTTGAAAACATGCGTCTGAAGCCTGGTGTCTCTTTGTAGGCCTTTCTTTTCTAAAGATTAAggatgtgtttggtataacgaaaAATGTTTTCcggggaaaatatttttcaagaaaatatttttttggaaacaCAAGtaaatcttatttatttttcggtgtttggtacgcaaattaaggaaaatgacttctcaagagtattcataaataatttaaatataataaacatgaagtcataaactttcaaaccagcaaccttccgaacccacaaatttcataaactttcgaaccgctaaactttcgaaaccAAAGAATTTcaaacccgtaaactttataatttctaaacccgtaaactcccaaacacataaacctccgaattcataactttggaacttatAAAATTTGAACCTTTAAGCCGATAAATAAAAAGACTAAagctgaaaaatatatttaaaaaatatttttttttggggggggggggggagaggttAGAGgatgggtggtgcagaaaaacgaaaaaaaatagaaatttaaaattacaaaaaaaaaaagtaaaaaaaaaaattgtggggACTGGGTGGGGGTGGCAGGTGAGGGGTGAGGGGTGAGGGGATGAATGGttcagaaaaacgaaaaaacagaaatttaaaattgcaaaaaaaaaggtaaaaaattatttttttgcagGAGGTGCGGGAGGTGGGGGGTGGAGTGGAGGGTTAGTAGGGTGGGTGGTAATagaaaaattgaaatttgaaaaaaagaagaagtcttttttggagagagggggtgggttgggttggtgagggtgggtaaggttgagaaggagttttgaaaaatgtttttcctttctcttgacaaggaaaacattttcctccaatcggaggaaaatgagttcataagaaaaatatttttcaaaacatttaagtcaaccaaacataaaaaaaataaaaaatattttctgaaaaatattttccttcgtaccaaacacaccctaaaaggCGTCTCTATGTAGATGTCTCATGGCAGGTTTTTCCTTTTCTAAATTACATAggatatttattatttataggtTAATATAATTGGGGACAGTAAATTAAAAGTGCCTGAAGGAGGCGTCTCTTCGTATTAAGTGTCTaaaggtatatatatatttattgtgTTAACTAAAGGGGCAATTCGAtaatttaactttttaattttggggttcccacttttaatatagtatatatatatatactagtctcTATATTCGTACGTTACACGAGTATTTTGAATCTAATATTACCAAAAGCTattgtaaataataaaataagttgattttCTATCTATATGTCTACTAATATTATAAAAGTGGAAAGACCGAGGTAAAATATTAAGAATATTGAAGCTGACACAAGAGAAAGTTCTACCtgtaaatttcgaatttttttattttgtgtcttATACAACTGATATTAGTTGTATGAGATAACTTTTTTGTCTTACAATTTTGTGAACCCAAATTTCTGTGGACTCAAAAGTATAAGATTGAGGTCCACAAATTTATGAGGCAAAAAGAATCTCATACAACTAGTATCAGTTGtacgagacacaaaataaaacttgcCGTAAATTCcaaacaaattaaataaaaatggtAAGCAAATGCAAACCATAAACCATATGAAGATAATTAAGATatacattttttttcttcttgtgatCTTCCATTGCTCAAGTATccgttttttcttcttctaaatatTCAACATGATTTGATGACCagtaaaatctatatatataaaagagggaATGGAAAAAATAACTTGGCACCTCTCTTTGGTCAAAGattctatttatcttttttctccttttattgaccttttctctacttttttatttatttaataataagaatAAATGTTATTGTAGTTATAAGAATAAATGTGTCATTTATTACTACACTAATTCATATTCCTTACCGTTAGAAAACTAAGAAGTCCCAATATTTAAGTGCCTCAATTATTATTACAACCTTTCATATTCCTTATAGATCATTTTATAAGCTGCCcaatgtcacaccccttttttaacAGAACCTTCACTAAAccctcttaaattaataaaaggattttGTAAAGCTCAAAAGAGTTTTCAATTAGAAATTGATAAAAATTTGTATTCAAAAGgattaactcagagtcgccacctgacatttgatttcggtgtgtcaAGTCAcaatttttctaaaataatttttttcctttcaaaacacttgagactccaaaactaagcctgcaccagagattcgggtaaggggatttatttgactcggggagaaggtgttaggcattccccgagtcccgtaactagtacggttgcatacttgATCTAATCGGTTTTTAAAATATTCGAATTAAGGTAAAACAAACAcagaaaaataaatacacaaaagggctcgaggtcgtccccacctaataaaataaaaataaaaataaaatactgcAAGCTTCACTTTTGGCCTCCAAATATAAGTactacggggcattccccggaataaaatatatacaagtccttcggggcattccccggataaatttaactaagggaacgacctctcgcctcaaaattaacaaaaatcctaaggcttTCCTACTCAAGTGTGGCCGGCCTAAACATGCTCCTAACggttcaattaattaaaagagCAGTAAAAATATTTCAATTAACTTTTAAGTTTCAATCCGATCCCCTGGCCACATGCTTGTTTTACTATCTATGTCATCACCCAGTTCATATAATAAATTTATTCAACTTTGAAGCCACCAAAATGTTAATCAAAACTCCTTAAACATCTATATCTAAATGAATAATTGTAATAGGCAATTAAAAAACTCATTTTAATCATTAAACCCATACGAACAGGGAGTAAACCAACAGACAAGAACGAATGGAGTAAACAAACAGTAGAATATCATCAAAACAAAGCAATGAAGCGTAGTCTCAAACATCCAAACAAAGAGAGAAGCAACAAATTAATAAAGAGATTAAGCACAAACAACGTGAGGAAGGAAGAAATAGACCTCGATGAATCTGAAATGTCAAAACCTCGGACAAGAACTCTACTGGAATGTCTCGCCGAAAACTTCACCGGATTCTGACTGGAATTTGAGTGAAACAAATGAGCCagcgaataaaacccttatctacGACCTCGAACTGCTTACTATTTGGTTCGCTTCAAAAACCGCAGGATGCCTCCGGCACTACAAAGATCTTGGAAACGTTGCTGTAACAGAAGTGTGTGTTGCACAATTTAAAATCACTTTGACAACAAACTTTGTTTAATTTATGGAGTTAATACACATGATCTTCAAGATCAAAACCATACAATGAAGCTCACATAAATCGGGACCAGGATCTCGACCAGAAACCTCATTGACTCGACCTCAATCAAAGAAAAGGGATGGTGATTTCGCTCCATTTCCACGGCTGTTTCCTGGTGTTCAAAGGGTACTTTTGAGTGGTGTTTCAGGTGGTCTTTTTTAGCAACGACACAACTATTTCGAACAGAGGTTTCAGCTGCGTTTCGAACAGT is a genomic window containing:
- the LOC107795731 gene encoding protein PIN-LIKES 6, with protein sequence MMDRVPRLLMEVLTEPQRGGESLLGSIKIAVLPIAKVFTMCFLGFLMASKYVNILPANGRKLLNGLVFSLLLPCLIFSQLGQAITYEKLLQWWFIPVNIVIATISGSIIGCIVASIVRPPYPYFKFTVVQIGIGNIGNVPLVLIAALCRDKSNPFGDYEICSRDGNAYISFGQWVGAIVLYTYVFNMLKPPREGTFDVQDANLPIKNPNRDGSQSHLTASSPEQVPLLTTDVAPADSSGSKKEKVKEFFNFLYEKLKLKQIIQPPIIASVSSISWHGST